A portion of the Haliaeetus albicilla chromosome 29, bHalAlb1.1, whole genome shotgun sequence genome contains these proteins:
- the PPT2 gene encoding lysosomal thioesterase PPT2, whose amino-acid sequence MAQTRGSLPGAWVRPGPAPPTPTPTPPPRGDPGVRAPPRPPTALRAPAGLHPLQTTHGHGGGDTWGPPGRAPPGAHIGRRWGWGPDAWVPAGGVEWGGQGRAARTPGFSAAARCPLRGAAWGAGGGAVALALAFLPPLLLFLLLVVPGGSYRPVVIVHGLFDSPSDFRHLRAFINESHPGTEVTVLDLFDRGASLRPLWVQVEGFRRALAPIMANAADGVHLLGYSQGGLICRALLATMPDHNVHSFISLAAPQMGQYGDTDYLKWLFPRHMKSNLYRLCYTPLGQGVSICNYWNDPHHRELYLNSSDFLALLNDERLHPNASDWKRNLLRIQSLVLIGGPDDGVITPWQSSLFGFYDANETVQEMRAQAVYLQDTFGLKTLEARGDLGGCTVPGVGHTAWHSNRSVYEHCIRPWLT is encoded by the exons ATGGCCCAGACTCGCGGGTCCCTCCCGGGCGCCTGGGTCCGCCCGGGTCCCGCCCCGCCCACGcccacccccacaccccccccccgcggggacccaggcgtccgggcaCCCCCGCGACCACCCACGGCGCTCAGGGCACCGGCTGGGCTCCACCCCCTCCAGACAACCCACGGTCACGGGGGGGGAGACACCTGGGGTCCCCCCGGGAGGGCCCCACCCGGGG CACACATTGGCCGCAGGTGGGGGTGGGGCCCGGACGCGTGGGTCCCCGCGGGGGGGGtggagtggggggggcagggtcGGGCAGCCCGGACGCCTGGGTTCTCGGCGGCAGCGAG atGCCCCCTGCGTGGCGCGGCgtggggcgcgggggggggggccgtggCCCTGGCCTtggccttcctcccccccctcctcctcttcctcctgctggtGGTCCCGGGGGGCTCCTACCGCCCCGTCGTCATCGTCCACGGCCTCTTCGACAGCCCCAGCGACTTCCGACACCTCCGCGCCTTCATCAACGAG AGCCACCCAGGGACGGAGGTGACGGTCCTGGACCTCTTTGACCGGGGGGCATCGCTGCGGCCGCTGTGGGTGCAGGTCGAGGGGTTCCGCCGCGCCCTCGCCCCCATCATGGCCAACGCCGCTGACGGTGTCCACCTGCTGGGCTACAGCCAGG GGGGTCTCATCTGCCGGGCGCTGCTGGCCACGATGCCCGACCACAACGTCCACAGCTTCATCTCGCTGGCGGCCCCCCAGATGGGGCAGTATgggg ACACTGACTACCTGAAGTGGCTCTTCCCCCGGCACATGAAGTCCAACCTCTACCGGCTCTGCTACACCCCCCTGGGCCAGGGGGTCTCCATCTGCAACTACTGGAATG acccccaccaCCGTGAGCTCTACCTAAACAGCAGCGACTTCCTCGCCCTCCTCAACGACGAGCGGCTGCACCCCAACGCCTCCG ACTGGAAGCGGAACCTGCTGCGGATCCAGAGCCTGGTGCTGATTGGGGGTCCTGACGACGGCGTCATCACACCCTGGCAGTCCAG ccttTTTGGTTTCTATGATGCCAATGAGACGGTGCAAGAGATGCGCGCCCAGGCG GTTTACCTGCAGGACACATTTGGGCTGAAGACACTGGAGGCACGGggggacctggggggctgcaccGTGCCGGGTGTGGGGCATACGGCCTGGCACTCCAACCGCTCGGTCTACGAGCACTGCATCCGCCCCTGGCTCACGTag
- the PRRT1 gene encoding proline-rich transmembrane protein 1, protein CRGLRSGGSTPGSWGGSRSWSGRIQPGICTGPDPVRGIQSGRRCRSRSAPARSRPGSGAVPVPVPVPVRPARLQPGICAGTGEEGGGADPARGIQAGRRFRSGSAFRSGPGFAPARLGVPVPVPIPVPVRPGHGGRETRSAGGGPPRIAPPLRAAGTAGAGGGRRGGHAAAWGTGGGGHTAAGGGRGPGGRRGRPRCPGGCREPGGARTWPRTQPRCPGPPPPPPSPTGPPPQPPLPYAPPPFTLQLQPCTAYVPVYPVGPAFGAAPPGPGPGPLPGPVGVPVGGTLGGPLGTPMGVPGGVPGGLEGRRAPHDYLPIAVLTTLCCFWPTGVVAIVKAVQVRTAVARGDIVSAEIASREARNFSFISLAVGIAAIVLCTILTVVIIIAAQHHDNDWEP, encoded by the exons TGTCGGGGGCTCCGGTCCGGTGGATCCACTCCGGGTtcttggggggggtcccggtcCTGGTCCGGCCGGATCCAGCCCGGTATTTGCACCGGCCCCGATCCGGTCCGAGGGATCCAGTCCGGGCGGCGGTGCCGGtcccgctccgctccggcccGATCCAGGCCGGGTTCCGGggcggtcccggtcccggtcccggtcccggtccggCCCGCTCGGCTCCAGCCCGGGATTTGTGCCGGAacgggagaggagggggggggcgcCGATCCGGCCCGGGGGATCCAGGCCGGGCGCCGGTTCCGATCCGGATCCGCGTTCCGATCCGGCCCGGGCTTTGCGCCGGCCCGGCTGggggtcccggtcccggtcccgatCCCGGTCCCGGTGCGGCCCGGCCATGGCGGCCGAGAAACCCG gaGCGCCGGAGGGGGCCCCCCACGCATCGCCCCCCCCCTACGGGCCGCCGGCaccgccggggccgggggggggcgccggggcGGCCACGCTGCCGCGTGGGGGACCGGCGGGGGCGGCCACACTgccgcgggggggggccgggggccgggggggcggcgggggcggccacgctgccccgggggctgccgggagccggggggggcccGCACGTGGCCCCGCACGCAGCCAcgctgccccggcccccccccgccgcctcccagCCCTAcggggccccccccccagccccccctgcccTACGCGCCCCCCCCCTTCaccctccagctccagccctgcaccGCCTACGTCCCCGTCTACCCCGTCGGGCCG gcctttggggcagccccccctggtcccggccccggccccctgCCCGGCCCCGTGGGGGTGCCGGTGGGGGGCACCCTGGGGGGGCCATTGGGGACCCCCatgggggtccccgggggggtcccaggggggctggaggggcgcCGGGCGCCCCACGACTACCTGCCCATTGCCGTCCTCACCAccctctgctgcttctggccCACCGGCGTCGTCGCCATCGTCAAAGCTGTGcag gtgcgCACAGCAGTGGCGCGGGGGGACATCGTCTCGGCCGAGATCGCCTCACGGGAGGCACGAAACTTCTCGTTCATCAGCCTGGCCGTGGGCATCGCCGCCATCGTGCTCTGCACCATCCTCACCGTCGTCATCATCATCGCCGCCCAGCACCACGACAACGACTGGGAGCCCTAG
- the LOC138682714 gene encoding carnitine O-acetyltransferase-like isoform X3, whose product MGRSPWVWGRRRAPPAHPPAAPPEMPGRGGRPPLPALGATLGRLLGALEALVAPGERDRTRRLVREFGAPGGAGPRLQERLRRQPPVPPRLPEWPWGSSERLPLPVHTSAGLVLPRQDWEDWRGQLWFAARLIAGILDYRAQLERCDPPEPWVQAAFGGCRVPGPQRDEVLRLPPGAQPPPFITVIRNCQRSLFALSLDAPVLAAVGGRGPGGGAAQVLHGGGACANSGNRWFDKTLQFIVGEDGTCGVVYDPAVIDGAVVAEMVDHALDCCRRPEPSPTSMTSLPLPPPQRLRFSLGPETAPEVERAKRHLDSLAADVDVHCFSHEGFGVGGALRPEAIVQVALQVAFYRAHGSLCASCEPTSLRHVLPGCTDLLRPPGPPCLALARALDDPHAEPELQLALLREAVEAQSRRTQEVLAGQGAERHLQGLRQAAIAAGEPLPEIFMDPAYALATHFRLCTVQVRSREGCWLLRGPLVPDGYGVGVGHVAPPDPHDPPAPPGGLRVAVTAFACCHQTEAARLGAALQGALDSLGRLLRRHGPP is encoded by the exons ATGGGCCGGTCGCCGTGGGTCTGGGGTCGCCGCCGCGCACCCCCCGCgcacccccccgccgcccccccg GAGATGCCCGGGAGGGGCGGGCGTCCCCCGCTGCCGGCGCTGGGGGCGACGCTGGGGCGGCTGCTGGGGGCACTGGAGGCACTGGTGGCCCCGGGGGAGCGGGACCGGACCCGCCGCCTGGTCCGGGAGTTCGGGGCgcccgggggggccgggccccgccTGCAGGAGCGGCTGCGCCGGCagccccccgtccccccccgcctgCCG GAATGGCCGTGGGGCTCCAGCGAGCGGCTGCCGCTGCCTGTGCACACCAGTGCTGGACTggtgctgccccggcaggactGGGAGGACTGGAGAGGGCAGCTGTG GTTTGCGGCTCGGCTCATCGCAGGCATCCTTGACTACCGGGCGCAGCTGGAGCG GTGTGACCCCCCTGAGCCGTGGGTGCAGGCAGCGTTCGGGGGGTGCCGGGTGCCGGGCCCCCAGCGGGACGAGGTGCTGCGGCTGCCCCCCGGTGCCCAGCCCCCCCCCTTCATCACTGTCATCCGCAACTGCCAG CGCAGCCTCTTCGCGCTCAGCCTGGATGCGCCTGTGCTGGCGGCCGTCGGGGGGCGGGGcccggggggcggggccgcgcaGGTGCTGCACGGGGGCGGGGCCTGCGCCAACAGTGGCAACCGCTGGTTCGACAAGACCCTCCAG TTCATCGTGGGGGAGGACGGGACCTGCGGGGTCGTCTATGACCCGGCCGTGATTGACGGCGCCGTCGTTGCGGAGATGGTCGACCATGCCCTCGACTGCTG CCGCCGCCCAGAGCCCAGCCCTACCTCGATGACATCActgcccctccccccgccccagcggCTCCGCTTCAGCCTCGGCCCCGAAACCGCCCCCGAGGTGGAGCGGGCGAAGCGGCACCTGGACAG cctggcagcagaCGTGGACGTTCACTGCTTCTCCCATGAGGGCTTTGGGGTGGGCGGGGCACTGCGGCCAGAGGCCATTGTCCAGGTGGCCCTGCAGGTGGCCTTCTACAG GGCCCATGGCTCCCTCTGCGCCTCCTGCGAGCCGACCTCCCTGCGCCACGTCCTGCCCGGCTGCACAGACCTGCTGcgcccccccgggcccccctgcctggccctggcccGTGCCCTTGACGACCCCCATGCGGAG ccagagctgcagctggcGCTGCTGCGCGAGGCCGTGGAGGCGCAGAGCCGGCGCACGCAGGAG gtgctggcagggcagggcgcCGAGCGGCACCTGCAGGGACTGCGGCAGGCGGCCATCGCGGCAGGGGAGCCGCTCCCCGAAATCTTCATGGACCCGGCCTACGCCCTCGCCACCCACTTCCGCCTCTGCACTGTGCAG GTGCGCTCCCGCGagggctgctggctgctgcgGGGGCCGCTGGTGCCCGACGGCtatggggtgggggtgggccACGtggcccccccagacccccatgacccccccgccccacccgGGGGTCTGCGTGTGGCCGTCACCGCCTTCGCCTGCTGCCACCAGACTGAGGCTGCCCGCCTGGGGGCTGCGCTGCAGGGAGCCCTCGACAGCCTCGGGAGGCTGCTGCGCCGCCACGGCCCCCCCTGA
- the LOC138682714 gene encoding carnitine O-acetyltransferase-like isoform X1: MGRSPWVWGRRRAPPAHPPAAPPEMPGRGGRPPLPALGATLGRLLGALEALVAPGERDRTRRLVREFGAPGGAGPRLQERLRRQPPVPPRLPEWPWGSSERLPLPVHTSAGLVLPRQDWEDWRGQLWFAARLIAGILDYRAQLERCDPPEPWVQAAFGGCRVPGPQRDEVLRLPPGAQPPPFITVIRNCQFFQVEACGEAGTPLPPAPLAAALGGLRARTGRGGAPPLGLLTGQHRHAWGRVYRLLMRDRLNRASIGRIQRSLFALSLDAPVLAAVGGRGPGGGAAQVLHGGGACANSGNRWFDKTLQFIVGEDGTCGVVYDPAVIDGAVVAEMVDHALDCCRRPEPSPTSMTSLPLPPPQRLRFSLGPETAPEVERAKRHLDSLAADVDVHCFSHEGFGVGGALRPEAIVQVALQVAFYRAHGSLCASCEPTSLRHVLPGCTDLLRPPGPPCLALARALDDPHAEPELQLALLREAVEAQSRRTQEVLAGQGAERHLQGLRQAAIAAGEPLPEIFMDPAYALATHFRLCTVQVRSREGCWLLRGPLVPDGYGVGVGHVAPPDPHDPPAPPGGLRVAVTAFACCHQTEAARLGAALQGALDSLGRLLRRHGPP; encoded by the exons ATGGGCCGGTCGCCGTGGGTCTGGGGTCGCCGCCGCGCACCCCCCGCgcacccccccgccgcccccccg GAGATGCCCGGGAGGGGCGGGCGTCCCCCGCTGCCGGCGCTGGGGGCGACGCTGGGGCGGCTGCTGGGGGCACTGGAGGCACTGGTGGCCCCGGGGGAGCGGGACCGGACCCGCCGCCTGGTCCGGGAGTTCGGGGCgcccgggggggccgggccccgccTGCAGGAGCGGCTGCGCCGGCagccccccgtccccccccgcctgCCG GAATGGCCGTGGGGCTCCAGCGAGCGGCTGCCGCTGCCTGTGCACACCAGTGCTGGACTggtgctgccccggcaggactGGGAGGACTGGAGAGGGCAGCTGTG GTTTGCGGCTCGGCTCATCGCAGGCATCCTTGACTACCGGGCGCAGCTGGAGCG GTGTGACCCCCCTGAGCCGTGGGTGCAGGCAGCGTTCGGGGGGTGCCGGGTGCCGGGCCCCCAGCGGGACGAGGTGCTGCGGCTGCCCCCCGGTGCCCAGCCCCCCCCCTTCATCACTGTCATCCGCAACTGCCAG TTCTTCCAGGTGGAAGCATGTGGGGAGGCAGGGACCCCCCTGCCACCGGCGCCACTGGCAGCGGCcctgggggggctgcgggcgcggacggggcggggcggggccccGCCCCTGGGGCTGCTGACAGGGCAGCACCGGCATGCGTGGGGGCGGGTCTACCGCCTGCTGATGCGGG ACCGACTGAACCGTGCCTCGATTGGCCGGATCCAGCGCAGCCTCTTCGCGCTCAGCCTGGATGCGCCTGTGCTGGCGGCCGTCGGGGGGCGGGGcccggggggcggggccgcgcaGGTGCTGCACGGGGGCGGGGCCTGCGCCAACAGTGGCAACCGCTGGTTCGACAAGACCCTCCAG TTCATCGTGGGGGAGGACGGGACCTGCGGGGTCGTCTATGACCCGGCCGTGATTGACGGCGCCGTCGTTGCGGAGATGGTCGACCATGCCCTCGACTGCTG CCGCCGCCCAGAGCCCAGCCCTACCTCGATGACATCActgcccctccccccgccccagcggCTCCGCTTCAGCCTCGGCCCCGAAACCGCCCCCGAGGTGGAGCGGGCGAAGCGGCACCTGGACAG cctggcagcagaCGTGGACGTTCACTGCTTCTCCCATGAGGGCTTTGGGGTGGGCGGGGCACTGCGGCCAGAGGCCATTGTCCAGGTGGCCCTGCAGGTGGCCTTCTACAG GGCCCATGGCTCCCTCTGCGCCTCCTGCGAGCCGACCTCCCTGCGCCACGTCCTGCCCGGCTGCACAGACCTGCTGcgcccccccgggcccccctgcctggccctggcccGTGCCCTTGACGACCCCCATGCGGAG ccagagctgcagctggcGCTGCTGCGCGAGGCCGTGGAGGCGCAGAGCCGGCGCACGCAGGAG gtgctggcagggcagggcgcCGAGCGGCACCTGCAGGGACTGCGGCAGGCGGCCATCGCGGCAGGGGAGCCGCTCCCCGAAATCTTCATGGACCCGGCCTACGCCCTCGCCACCCACTTCCGCCTCTGCACTGTGCAG GTGCGCTCCCGCGagggctgctggctgctgcgGGGGCCGCTGGTGCCCGACGGCtatggggtgggggtgggccACGtggcccccccagacccccatgacccccccgccccacccgGGGGTCTGCGTGTGGCCGTCACCGCCTTCGCCTGCTGCCACCAGACTGAGGCTGCCCGCCTGGGGGCTGCGCTGCAGGGAGCCCTCGACAGCCTCGGGAGGCTGCTGCGCCGCCACGGCCCCCCCTGA
- the LOC138682714 gene encoding carnitine O-acetyltransferase-like isoform X2 — protein MGRSPWVWGRRRAPPAHPPAAPPEMPGRGGRPPLPALGATLGRLLGALEALVAPGERDRTRRLVREFGAPGGAGPRLQERLRRQPPVPPRLPEWPWGSSERLPLPVHTSAGLVLPRQDWEDWRGQLWFAARLIAGILDYRAQLERCDPPEPWVQAAFGGCRVPGPQRDEVLRLPPGAQPPPFITVIRNCQFFQVEACGEAGTPLPPAPLAAALGGLRARTGRGGAPPLGLLTGQHRHAWGRVYRLLMRDRLNRASIGRIQRSLFALSLDAPVLAAVGGRGPGGGAAQVLHGGGACANSGNRWFDKTLQFIVGEDGTCGVVYDPAVIDGAVVAEMVDHALDCCRRPEPSPTSMTSLPLPPPQRLRFSLGPETAPEVERAKRHLDRAHGSLCASCEPTSLRHVLPGCTDLLRPPGPPCLALARALDDPHAEPELQLALLREAVEAQSRRTQEVLAGQGAERHLQGLRQAAIAAGEPLPEIFMDPAYALATHFRLCTVQVRSREGCWLLRGPLVPDGYGVGVGHVAPPDPHDPPAPPGGLRVAVTAFACCHQTEAARLGAALQGALDSLGRLLRRHGPP, from the exons ATGGGCCGGTCGCCGTGGGTCTGGGGTCGCCGCCGCGCACCCCCCGCgcacccccccgccgcccccccg GAGATGCCCGGGAGGGGCGGGCGTCCCCCGCTGCCGGCGCTGGGGGCGACGCTGGGGCGGCTGCTGGGGGCACTGGAGGCACTGGTGGCCCCGGGGGAGCGGGACCGGACCCGCCGCCTGGTCCGGGAGTTCGGGGCgcccgggggggccgggccccgccTGCAGGAGCGGCTGCGCCGGCagccccccgtccccccccgcctgCCG GAATGGCCGTGGGGCTCCAGCGAGCGGCTGCCGCTGCCTGTGCACACCAGTGCTGGACTggtgctgccccggcaggactGGGAGGACTGGAGAGGGCAGCTGTG GTTTGCGGCTCGGCTCATCGCAGGCATCCTTGACTACCGGGCGCAGCTGGAGCG GTGTGACCCCCCTGAGCCGTGGGTGCAGGCAGCGTTCGGGGGGTGCCGGGTGCCGGGCCCCCAGCGGGACGAGGTGCTGCGGCTGCCCCCCGGTGCCCAGCCCCCCCCCTTCATCACTGTCATCCGCAACTGCCAG TTCTTCCAGGTGGAAGCATGTGGGGAGGCAGGGACCCCCCTGCCACCGGCGCCACTGGCAGCGGCcctgggggggctgcgggcgcggacggggcggggcggggccccGCCCCTGGGGCTGCTGACAGGGCAGCACCGGCATGCGTGGGGGCGGGTCTACCGCCTGCTGATGCGGG ACCGACTGAACCGTGCCTCGATTGGCCGGATCCAGCGCAGCCTCTTCGCGCTCAGCCTGGATGCGCCTGTGCTGGCGGCCGTCGGGGGGCGGGGcccggggggcggggccgcgcaGGTGCTGCACGGGGGCGGGGCCTGCGCCAACAGTGGCAACCGCTGGTTCGACAAGACCCTCCAG TTCATCGTGGGGGAGGACGGGACCTGCGGGGTCGTCTATGACCCGGCCGTGATTGACGGCGCCGTCGTTGCGGAGATGGTCGACCATGCCCTCGACTGCTG CCGCCGCCCAGAGCCCAGCCCTACCTCGATGACATCActgcccctccccccgccccagcggCTCCGCTTCAGCCTCGGCCCCGAAACCGCCCCCGAGGTGGAGCGGGCGAAGCGGCACCTGGACAG GGCCCATGGCTCCCTCTGCGCCTCCTGCGAGCCGACCTCCCTGCGCCACGTCCTGCCCGGCTGCACAGACCTGCTGcgcccccccgggcccccctgcctggccctggcccGTGCCCTTGACGACCCCCATGCGGAG ccagagctgcagctggcGCTGCTGCGCGAGGCCGTGGAGGCGCAGAGCCGGCGCACGCAGGAG gtgctggcagggcagggcgcCGAGCGGCACCTGCAGGGACTGCGGCAGGCGGCCATCGCGGCAGGGGAGCCGCTCCCCGAAATCTTCATGGACCCGGCCTACGCCCTCGCCACCCACTTCCGCCTCTGCACTGTGCAG GTGCGCTCCCGCGagggctgctggctgctgcgGGGGCCGCTGGTGCCCGACGGCtatggggtgggggtgggccACGtggcccccccagacccccatgacccccccgccccacccgGGGGTCTGCGTGTGGCCGTCACCGCCTTCGCCTGCTGCCACCAGACTGAGGCTGCCCGCCTGGGGGCTGCGCTGCAGGGAGCCCTCGACAGCCTCGGGAGGCTGCTGCGCCGCCACGGCCCCCCCTGA